ATATGCGTGCTTCTTTTGACTTTTTTACTTTATTGGAAGAAAAAAGAAGATGCGTGTCATCAGAAAATTTTAGACCAGTTGGAAGAAATTCTGATCAGATTCCGTGAAAATAAATTTGATGCTTTACTGAAAACGGAAAATCCAGCAGAACTGGAAAAATTGAATGACCAGCTTGAAGCAATCGGACATCATATTCAGTTGCTAAAGGAAGAAGCACGGGAAGAAAAAGAGAGCACGAAAGAAATGGTTTCTGATATCTCTCACCAGTTAAAGACACCGGTTGCAGCTTTGGATACATGTTTTAGTGTGCTGATGCAGAATGACTTAAGTGCCACAGAACAGGAGGAGTTTCGTATCCGTTGTCGGAGTGCTCTGGATGGACTGGAGACATTATTGCAGTCGCTTCTTGAAATATCCAAGATGGAAACTGGACTGATTCAGATTAATAAGAAAAAACTTCCGCTTATGGATACTGTCATATCTGCTGTGAACTGTACTTATCCAAAAGCGGATGAGAAAGAAATTGAATTCGTTTTTGACTATGCAAAAGAGCTGGAAACATGCATGGTTATGCAGGATAAAAGATGGCTTGGTGAAGCTGTGATCAACGTTCTGGATAATGCAATCAAGTACAGCCTGGATGGTTCAAAAATATTTATCCGGTTACAAAAAAGAAACGATCTTGTAAGAATGGAAATTGAGGATCAGGGAATTGGTATTCCGCAGAATGAGTATCACAAAATTTTTCAACGATTTTACAGAGGAAGTTCCAAGGAGGTCATGGAAAAGAGTGGTACAGGAATCGGACTTTTTCTATCGAGAGAAATTATCGAAAAACACGGAGGTACAATCATGGTAACCTCCGGCAAAAAGAAAAAAGGAAGCACGTTTGTGATTCAATTACCATATGTTGGTTAAATTTTAAGTGGGCAGAAATCTTACAATTCTGTAAGACTTCTGCTCGTTTTTTGAAAGTGAAATGAAAGATTGTCCTGATACAATTTGGATGTAGGTTGAAAAATGACCAAATATATAAACAGGCAAAGAAAGCGTGCTGAAAAGGTACGCTTTACAGAATTGAAAAGGAGGCAACACATGAGTGTGATATTAGAAACCAGGCAGCTTTGTAAGTTTTATGGCGCAGGTGAGAATCAGGTCAAAGCGGTCAATCAGGTGGACATTCAGATTGAGCAGGGAGAATTTGTCGCAATTGTCGG
This window of the Mediterraneibacter butyricigenes genome carries:
- a CDS encoding sensor histidine kinase; the protein is MESGGKAVTKRYRKKITVVLSLVLPVILLFAILNCFTTYVFYEDYKYKMNLMTEIAAKEEFSGLDAVSELLKDKEIETNEQGRRLLEQYGYWGNKGNAFYSQFRHQVMVTGAVSTVICVLLLTFLLYWKKKEDACHQKILDQLEEILIRFRENKFDALLKTENPAELEKLNDQLEAIGHHIQLLKEEAREEKESTKEMVSDISHQLKTPVAALDTCFSVLMQNDLSATEQEEFRIRCRSALDGLETLLQSLLEISKMETGLIQINKKKLPLMDTVISAVNCTYPKADEKEIEFVFDYAKELETCMVMQDKRWLGEAVINVLDNAIKYSLDGSKIFIRLQKRNDLVRMEIEDQGIGIPQNEYHKIFQRFYRGSSKEVMEKSGTGIGLFLSREIIEKHGGTIMVTSGKKKKGSTFVIQLPYVG